In Aureibaculum sp. 2308TA14-22, the DNA window CGTTTTACACTTCTTTATTTTGAAATCAAATTAGGATAGATTTCTATTTAAAGAAAAAAACAAAAGGTTAAGCCTTATTTATACAAGGTTTAGCCTTTTATTAAAGGTCTTTTAGAAAGTTATTATTTTATTTTAACAATTTTATAAATGGTATTGTTTTTTAGAAGAATCTAGGTGATTTTAGGTTTTTCTTTGAAAAATCTATATCCCATTGCATAAATACCTCATGGGTACCACTATTATAGTTCCCTAAATTGGTTGTCGTGTAATCATAGGCATAACCTATTCGTAAATCTCTA includes these proteins:
- a CDS encoding type IX secretion system membrane protein PorP/SprF, whose translation is MGYAYDYTTTNLGNYNSGTHEVFMQWDIDFSKKNLKSPRFF